In Schizosaccharomyces osmophilus chromosome 2, complete sequence, the following proteins share a genomic window:
- the ypa2 gene encoding serine/threonine protein phosphatase PP2A regulatory subunit, PTPA family Ypa2 yields the protein MLSVEEQNHCFVPVRRILNNDDLNLFREGEAYRLIDSFICDLNESVQDKPISAEVELSPSVAYILLILKRVEEIHNLNPPVENKGSRFGNPAFESFYDQVECETPTLHAAFKIEENAIAEAGKYFYESFGNRRRIDYGSGHELNFMTWLLALRRLEIIAKEDYPAIVLRVFVRYIHLMRLIQSTYFLEPAGSHGVWGLDDFHFLPFLFGSSQLVHHKYLRPKHIRDPEILEMCGDDYMYMGYVRFINELKPDVSLRFHSPMIDDISGVKTWAKVNEGMIKMYRAEVLSKLPIMQHYLFGNLIPATPSMSAAPQEGEDAEASHMHSTYADCCGIKVPSAIAASKIGWRRMPFD from the coding sequence ATGCTATCTGTGGAAGAGCAAAATCACTGCTTTGTTCCAGTTCGAAGAATATTAAACAACGATGACTTAAACCTATTTCGAGAAGGAGAGGCCTATCGCTTAATCGATTCGTTTATTTGCGACCTCAATGAAAGTGTTCAAGACAAGCCAATTTCAGCAGAGGTAGAGTTGAGTCCGTCTGTCGCGTACATTCTGTTGATACTGAAAAGAGTCGAAGAAATCCACAATTTGAATCCCCCTGTGGAAAACAAAGGTTCTCGTTTCGGAAACCCAGCATTCGAGTCCTTTTACGATCAAGTCGAATGCGAAACTCCTACGCTACACGCAGCATTCAAAATAGAGGAAAACGCAATTGCAGAGGCTGGAAAGTATTTTTACGAGAGTTTTGGTAATAGAAGGAGAATCGACTATGGTAGTGGTCATGAACTCAATTTTATGACTTGGCTTCTTGCCTTGCGAAGATTAGAAATCATCGCGAAAGAAGATTATCCCGCTATTGTCCTTCGGGTTTTCGTACGCTATATTCACTTGATGAGGTTGATACAGTCAACCTACTTCTTGGAGCCTGCAGGTTCGCATGGCGTCTGGGGATTAGATGATTTTCACTTTCTccctttcctttttggttCTTCTCAATTGGTACATCACAAGTATTTACGTCCGAAGCATATACGTGATCCCGAAATCCTCGAAATGTGCGGCGACGACTATATGTATATGGGATACGTTCGCTTCATTAATGAACTGAAACCAGATGTTTCGCTGCGATTTCATTCCCCTATGATTGACGATATTTCTGGCGTCAAGACATGGGCAAAGGTCAACGAAGGTATGATAAAAATGTACCGTGCCGAAGTTCTTTCTAAGCTACCTATTATGCAACATTACTTATTTGGAAATTTGATTCCAGCAACACCTTCCATGTCCGCGGCTCCTCAAGAAGGAGAGGACGCAGAAGCCAGCCATATGCATTCGACGTACGCAGACTGTTGTGGAATTAAGGTCCCTAGTGCAATTGCTGCATCAAAAATCGGCTGGCGCCGTATGCCGTTTGACTAA
- the phb1 gene encoding prohibitin Phb1, which yields MALAVERIAKYAIPISIGFTLLQSSIYDVPGGKRAVLFDRLSGVQKQVVQEGTHFLVPWVQKSIVYDVRTRPRNIATTTGSKDLQMVSLTLRVLHRPEIGMLPQIYQNLGLDYDERVLPSIGNEILKSVVAQFDAAELITQREVVSAKIRQELVQRATEFGIRLEDVSITHMTFGKEFTKAVERKQIAQQEAERARFLVEQAEQEKQANILRAEGEAEAADIVSKSLDKAGNALIQIRTLETSKQIASALAEKGSQVTYLPFGGRSSAPGSETSGSSSGFLLNLNP from the coding sequence ATGGCTTTAGCAGTAGAAAGAATAGCAAAATATGCAATTCCAATCAGTATTGGATTTACCTTGCTCCAGTCTTCAATTTATGATGTGCCCGGCGGAAAAAGAGCAGTATTGTTTGACCGACTTTCAGGTGTTCAAAAACAGGTTGTTCAAGAAGGCACCCACTTCTTAGTCCCTTGGGTTCAAAAGTCCATTGTGTATGATGTCCGAACACGCCCCAGGAACATTGCTACAACGACAGGTAGTAAAGACTTGCAAATGGTATCATTGACTCTTCGAGTGTTACATCGTCCTGAGATTGGTATGCTTCCTCAAATTTACCAAAACCTTGGCCTGGATTACGATGAACGTGTGCTTCCTTCAATTGGTAATGAAATTCTGAAATCCGTGGTTGCTCAATTTGACGCCGCTGAACTTATTACTCAACGTGAGGTTGTATCAGCTAAGATTCGCCAGGAACTTGTTCAAAGAGCCACTGAATTTGGTATTCGTTTGGAAGATGTTTCCATTACTCACATGACTTTCGGTAAAGAGTTTACTAAGGCTGTTGAACGAAAACAGATTGCTCAACAAGAAGCTGAACGAGCCCGCTTTTTAGTCGAACAAGCTGAGCAAGAGAAACAGGCCAATATTCTTCGTGCTGAAGGTGAAGCTGAAGCAGCCGATATAGTCTCGAAATCTCTTGATAAGGCTGGTAATGCTTTGATCCAAATTCGTACCTTAGAGACAAGCAAACAAATTGCCTCAGCTCTTGCTGAGAAGGGCTCTCAAGTTACTTATCTTCCTTTTGGTGGAAGGTCTAGCGCACCTGGTAGTGAAACGTCAGGATCATCTAGcggatttcttttgaatttgaatcCTTAA